A region of Takifugu rubripes chromosome 6, fTakRub1.2, whole genome shotgun sequence DNA encodes the following proteins:
- the camsap1a gene encoding calmodulin-regulated spectrin-associated protein 1a isoform X4 has translation MDAGAGRDSTWRRTAAAAGGAGGGGDDDARGRGGMESPVVPLELYDSARAKIEANLRWLFAKAYGIDHIPVDLRDPFYTDQYEQEHIKPPIIRLLLSGELYCQVCGLILHAEQAASLQSHQSVIQALSRKGIYVLQPDNTPVSELDLRSTPIKMSAHIHLIDTLMMAYMLEMISVEKVVSCVKRFSDLSSKELPFDLEDAMVLWINKVNMKMRGIMEKEQKMKHHLLESPSHQKVRYRRDHLSGRTLQHFPLLEDLLRDVCDGTALLAVIHFYCPDLIKIEDICLKEVPSISDSVYNIHLLKEFSNEYLNKCFHLKPEDMLYSPPVLKNNVMVFIAELFWWFESVKPEFVQPRELQEPRDVRFLLQPKGSRSHGLNITKRNFMTSSNSADTMTTSLSPELSSNPISSRAPSLLPIQHRYQKFPEEGTLEPRKRSSSVTHTDSQHQGSLLAWSDRRPRPLSQLPPYALHYPPDDDADSISLARSISKDSLASNITSITPNHLRRSGPQRSQHRLSGQSLLSHMHIEDEEEEIEEEELVAVIHPSSFARVRLGSDMEQDELDISSKPFKTHCSTYDDMDRFTSEHPPDRYYLEPLMPAIPKAAKEKSISLNKEEESGENHHRAAAAAAAVRKVATNFPITPQRKSPVAAQSNLNTLTPSHVVEPNSVRPPVEGSVDQSEEKESQGFFLHLSGESEYHSTFSQEAGQDSDSDIADLDEDEEEQEQLSKEEEKHGRKKYFKDGELRDFAEGESAKLREDLKVSEREDKEDCSGQSSPCLSTASWASSCSASGSSNIKMTSFAERKLLKLGLREGFSSTSSSQKTTPDGSEVVACPPWQLRSDSTSSWMGKEPVSMLGKNVTLSPSVVPTELLQLHMQLEEQRRAIEYQKKKLETLSARQRLKLGKAAFLNIVKSGGKSDTLPLPLKHPESAEFADRGKAKTPLCKDDSCLDALKIQAKTGQTERGEIGGDNKLSSSKGAEPDRNECSHSIDLLNEAISSIQQQMMQLSLQQDMLMKHVVSPPEQVELDPSTTSNATQPAPSTSDPRCFAVHFVDLGESSTPVRRPPKLSSGQRRKTEQKQSNDSSKTLSVKSNTPSPPDNSGRDQKIGDVPESSKMEKSIQRNATFKVHSDVSTHHGLEPDTDTVSSTPVHQSPPQTAQLEENQLYNSGKAAAGGSENTRLKGQLIEVDLSELKGNADVADPPMDSEPKNVLGFFFKDEEKAEDEMAKRRAAFLLKQQRKAEETRLRKQQLEAESELKRDEARRKAEEDRIRKEEEKARRELIKQEYLRRKQQALIEEQGLVKPRPRVKSGRSRPKSLHRVESNSLTKGSTTPDLSCSHRGSTLSLATEADSVISEESQRAESVCSMDSFPVLSRASSRNMERDWDNGSIASSITSVEYNGPKLFKEPSSKSNKPIIINAIAHCCLAGKVNESQKNAVLAELERCESNHLIILFRDGGCQYRAIYSYSPDTEEMVKFTGTGPRAISHKMVDKLYKYSSDRKQFTVIPAKTVSVSIDALTIHNHLWQVKRPVSARRK, from the exons ATGGACGCGGGTGCTGGCAGGGACAGCACCTGGagaaggacagcagcagcagcaggaggagcaggaggaggaggtgacgatgatgctcgaggaagaggaggcatgGAGTCTCCAGTTGTACCTCTGGAGCTGTATGACTCTGCAAGAGCCAAAATAGAAGCAAATCTGCGCTGGTTGTTTGCCAAGGCTTATGGCATAG ACCACATCCCTGTAGATCTACGAGATCCCTTCTATACCGACCAGTATGAGCAAGAACACATCAAGCCCCCCATCATCCGCCTGTTGCTCTCGGGAGAGCTGTACTGTCAGGTGTGCGGGCTCATCCTGCACGCTGAACAGGCCGCCTCGCTCCagagccaccagtctgtcatcCAAGCCCTGTCCAGGAAAGGCATCTACGTCCTTCAGCCCGACAACACGCCCGTCTCCGAGCTGGACCTCCGGTCTACTCCCATCAAGATG AGTGCTCACATTCACCTCATTGATACCCTGATGATGGCCTACATGCTGGAGATGATCAGCGTGGAAAAGGTGGTGTCCTGCGTCAAACGCTTTTCTGACTTGAGCTCCAAGGAGCTGCCTTTTGACCTGGAGGATGCAATGGTCCTTTGGATCAACAAG GTGAACATGAAAATGAGGGGGATAAtggaaaaagagcagaagatgaaaCACCATCTGCTGGAGTCGCCCAGTcaccagaag GTGCGCTACCGTAGAGACCACCTATCAGGTCGGACGCTTCAGCACTTCCCTCTGTTAGAAGACCTTTTGAGGGACGTCTGCGATGGCACGGCTTTGCTGGCAGTGATCCACTTTTATTGTCCAGACCTCATTAAAATAGAAG ATATCTGCCTCAAGGAGGTTCCCTCCATATCAGACAGTGTATACAACATCCATCTGCTAAAAGAGTTTTCTAATGAATACCTAAATAAATGCTTCCACCTGAAGCCAGAGGATATGTTGTATTCTCCCCCGGTATTAAAG AATAATGTGATGGTCTTTATCGCTGAGCTCTTCTGGTGGTTTGAAAGTGTGAAACCAGAGTTTGTGCAGCCCAGAGAGCTTCAGGAACCCAGAGATG TGAGATTCCTGTTGCAGCCTAAGGGCTCACGATCTCATGGTCTCAACATCACCAAACGTAATTTCATGACGTCATCAAACTCCGCTGACACGATGACCACATCCTTGAGCCCTGAGCTCAG CTCTAATCCCATATCAAGTAGAGCTCCATCATTATTACCAATTCAACATAGATATCAGAAATTTCCTGAGGAGGGCACATTGG AGCCCAGGAAAAGATCCAGCTCTGTCACTCATACAGATTCCCAGCATCAGGGTTCATTACTGGCCTGGTCCGACAGAAGACCCAG GCCCTTATCCCAGCTGCCGCCCTATGCTCTGCATTATCCCCCAGATGATGACGCAGACAGCATCAGCCTCGCCCGCTCCATCAGCAAAGACAGCTTGGCTTCAAACATAACCAGTATCACCCCCAATCACCTGCGGAGGTCAGGTCCTCAGCGGAGTCAGCACCGACTCAGTGGTCAAAGCCTGCTCAGTCACATGCACAtagaggacgaagaggaggaaataGAAGAGGAGGAACTTGTTGCCGTGATACACCCGTCTTCATTTGCTCGAGTCCGGCTTGGGAGTGACATGGAGCAGGACGAGCTGGATATCAGCTCAAAGCCTTTTAAAACTCATTGCTCTACCTATGATGACATGGATCGTTTCACCTCTGAGCATCCTCCAGACAGGTACTATCTGGAGCCCCTGATGCCAGCCATCCCTAAAGCAGCTAAAGAGAAGAGCATCAGCCTGaacaaggaagaggagagcggTGAGAATCACCACAgagctgccgccgccgctgccgctgttAGGAAAGTAGCCACCAACTTTCCAATCACCCCTCAGAGGAAATCTCCAGTAGCTGCTCAGTCAAACCTCAACACCTTGACTCCCTCACATGTGGTAGAACCCAACTCTGTCCGGCCACCCGTTGAGGGTTCAGTGGATCAGTCTGAGGAAAAGGAGTCTCAAggcttttttcttcatttgtcagGGGAATCGGAGTATCACAGCACCTTTTCCCAGGAGGCAGGTCAAGATTCTGACTCTGACATTGCAGACCtcgatgaagatgaggaggagcaggagcagttgtccaaggaggaggagaagcacgGAAGGAAAAAGTACTTCAAAGATGGAGAGCTGCGTGATTTTGCAGAAGGAGAGTCAGCCAAATTAAGAGAGGACCTGAAGGTGAGTGAGAGGGAGGATAAGGAAGACTGCAGCGGACAGTCAAGCCCCTGTCTGAGCACTGCTTCCTGGGCGAGCAGCTGCAGTGCTTCTGGCAGTTCCAATATCAAGATGACCAGCTTTGCTGAGAGGAAGCTCCTGAAACTTGGCCTACGCGAAGGATTCTCAAGTACCAGCAGCTCCCAGAAGACTACACCTGATGGCTCTGAAGTTGTCGCCTGCCCGCCCTGGCAGCTGAGGAGTGACTCCACTTCTAGTTGGATGGGGAAGGAGCCTGTTTCAATGTTGGGAAAAAATGTGACGCTGAGTCCCTCAGTTGTGCCGACAGAGCTGCTGCAACTTCacatgcagctggaggagcaaagACGAGCGATAGAGTATCAGAAGAAGAAATTGGAGACTTTGTCTGCACGGCAGCGGCTAAAACTTGGGAAGGCTGCATTCTTGAACATAGTTAAAAGTGGAGGGAAAAGCGACACACTTCCACTGCCTCTGAAACATCCAGAATCTGCAGAATTTGCTGACAGGGGTAAAGCAAAGACCCCATTGTGCAAGGATGACTCCTGTCTTGATGCTCTGAAGATCCAAGCAAAGACTGGTCAAACAGAGCGGGGAGAGATCGGAGGGGACAACAAACTGTCCAGCAGTAAAGGAGCTGAACCTGATCGCAACGAGTGTTCCCACTCCATAGATCTGCTCAATGAAGCCATCTCCTCCATTCAGCAGCAGATGATGCAGCTTTCTTTACAGCAAGACATGCTGATGAAGCATGTGGTTTCACCTCCAGAGCAGGTAGAATTGGACCCGAGCACAACCTCCAATGCAACACAACCAGCACCCTCTACCTCAGACCCCAGATGCTTTGCTGTCCACTTTGTCGATCTCGGGGAGAGCTCTACCCCCGTCCGTCGCCCTCCGAAGCTCAGCTCCGGTCAACgcagaaaaacagagcaaaagcagagtaACGACAGCAGCAAGACACTGTCTGTCAAGTCCAACACACCGTCCCCTCCGGATAACTCCGGTAGAGACCAAAAGATAGGGGATGTTCCCGAAAGTTCCAAGATGGAGAAAAGCATTCAGAGAAATGCAACCTTCAAAGTCCACAGTGACGTCAGCACACACCACGGTCTAGAGCCAGACACAGACACTGTCTCCAGTACCCCAGTGCACCAGTCTCCCCCACAGACTGCACAACTAGAGGAAAACCAGCTTTACAACTCAGGGAAAGCGGCTGCTGGTGGAAGCGAGAATACCAGACTCAAGGGTCAACTGATCGAGGTTGACCTGTCAGAACTAAAGGGGAATGCAGACGTTGCCGACCCACCAATGGACAGTGAGCCCAAGAACGTGTTGGGATTCTTCTTCAAG GATGAGGAGAAAGCCGAGGATGAAATGGCAAAACGTCGCGCGGCTTTCCTCCTCAAGCAGCAGCGCAAAGCAGAAGAGACTCGGCTTCGTAAACAACAGCTGGAAGCAGAGAGCGAGCTCAAGCGCGACGAAGCCAG GCGCAAGGCAGAGGAAGACCGCATCCgcaaggaagaggaaaaagcacGGAGGGAACTTATCAAACAGGAATACCTGCGAAGGAAGCAGCAAGCGCTGATAGAGGAGCAGGGACTAGTCAAGCCTCGCCCACGGGTGAAATCTGGCAGGAGCAGGCCCAAATCACTGCACCGAGTAGAGTCCAACAGTCTTACCAAAGGATCCACCACAC CTGATCTGAGCTGCAGTCACAGAGGATCCACACTCTCCTTGGCCACTGAGGCAGACAGTGTCATTTCTGAAGAATCACAGAG GGCCGAGTCAGTCTGCTCCATGGATTCATTCCCTGTGCTAAGCAGGGCATCAAGCAGGAACATGGAGAGAGACTGGGATAATGGTTCTATAGCCTCTTCCATCACTTCAGTGGAGTATAACG GTCCCAAACTCTTCAAGGAGCCGAGTTCTAAGTCGAACAAGCCAATCATCATCAATGCCATCGCTCACTGCTGTCTGGCTGGGAAAGTTAACGAGAGCCAGAAAAATGCTGTTCTGGCG GAGCTGGAAAGGTGCGAGTCCAACCACCTGATCATCCTTTTCCGTGACGGCGGATGCCAGTACCGCGCCATTTACTCCTACTCGCCGGACACGGAGGAGATGGTCAAGTTCACAGGCACAGGACCACGCGCCATCAGCCACAAGATGGTCGACAAGCTGTACAAGTACAGCTCAGACCGCAAGCAGTTCACTGTCATCCCCGCCAAGACTGTGTCGGTCAGCATAGACGCACTGACCATCCACAATCACCTCTGGCAGGTCAAAAGACCAGTAAGCGCACGGAGAAAGTGA
- the camsap1a gene encoding calmodulin-regulated spectrin-associated protein 1a isoform X3, translating to MDAGAGRDSTWRRTAAAAGGAGGGGDDDARGRGGMESPVVPLELYDSARAKIEANLRWLFAKAYGIDHIPVDLRDPFYTDQYEQEHIKPPIIRLLLSGELYCQVCGLILHAEQAASLQSHQSVIQALSRKGIYVLQPDNTPVSELDLRSTPIKMSAHIHLIDTLMMAYMLEMISVEKVVSCVKRFSDLSSKELPFDLEDAMVLWINKVNMKMRGIMEKEQKMKHHLLESPSHQKSPSKWYWKLVPVRYRRDHLSGRTLQHFPLLEDLLRDVCDGTALLAVIHFYCPDLIKIEDICLKEVPSISDSVYNIHLLKEFSNEYLNKCFHLKPEDMLYSPPVLKNNVMVFIAELFWWFESVKPEFVQPRELQEPRDVRFLLQPKGSRSHGLNITKRNFMTSSNSADTMTTSLSPELSSNPISSRAPSLLPIQHRYQKFPEEGTLEPRKRSSSVTHTDSQHQGSLLAWSDRRPRPLSQLPPYALHYPPDDDADSISLARSISKDSLASNITSITPNHLRRSGPQRSQHRLSGQSLLSHMHIEDEEEEIEEEELVAVIHPSSFARVRLGSDMEQDELDISSKPFKTHCSTYDDMDRFTSEHPPDRYYLEPLMPAIPKAAKEKSISLNKEEESGENHHRAAAAAAAVRKVATNFPITPQRKSPVAAQSNLNTLTPSHVVEPNSVRPPVEGSVDQSEEKESQGFFLHLSGESEYHSTFSQEAGQDSDSDIADLDEDEEEQEQLSKEEEKHGRKKYFKDGELRDFAEGESAKLREDLKVSEREDKEDCSGQSSPCLSTASWASSCSASGSSNIKMTSFAERKLLKLGLREGFSSTSSSQKTTPDGSEVVACPPWQLRSDSTSSWMGKEPVSMLGKNVTLSPSVVPTELLQLHMQLEEQRRAIEYQKKKLETLSARQRLKLGKAAFLNIVKSGGKSDTLPLPLKHPESAEFADRGKAKTPLCKDDSCLDALKIQAKTGQTERGEIGGDNKLSSSKGAEPDRNECSHSIDLLNEAISSIQQQMMQLSLQQDMLMKHVVSPPEQVELDPSTTSNATQPAPSTSDPRCFAVHFVDLGESSTPVRRPPKLSSGQRRKTEQKQSNDSSKTLSVKSNTPSPPDNSGRDQKIGDVPESSKMEKSIQRNATFKVHSDVSTHHGLEPDTDTVSSTPVHQSPPQTAQLEENQLYNSGKAAAGGSENTRLKGQLIEVDLSELKGNADVADPPMDSEPKNVLGFFFKDEEKAEDEMAKRRAAFLLKQQRKAEETRLRKQQLEAESELKRDEARRKAEEDRIRKEEEKARRELIKQEYLRRKQQALIEEQGLVKPRPRVKSGRSRPKSLHRVESNSLTKGSTTPDLSCSHRGSTLSLATEADSVISEESQRAESVCSMDSFPVLSRASSRNMERDWDNGSIASSITSVEYNGPKLFKEPSSKSNKPIIINAIAHCCLAGKVNESQKNAVLAELERCESNHLIILFRDGGCQYRAIYSYSPDTEEMVKFTGTGPRAISHKMVDKLYKYSSDRKQFTVIPAKTVSVSIDALTIHNHLWQVKRPVSARRK from the exons ATGGACGCGGGTGCTGGCAGGGACAGCACCTGGagaaggacagcagcagcagcaggaggagcaggaggaggaggtgacgatgatgctcgaggaagaggaggcatgGAGTCTCCAGTTGTACCTCTGGAGCTGTATGACTCTGCAAGAGCCAAAATAGAAGCAAATCTGCGCTGGTTGTTTGCCAAGGCTTATGGCATAG ACCACATCCCTGTAGATCTACGAGATCCCTTCTATACCGACCAGTATGAGCAAGAACACATCAAGCCCCCCATCATCCGCCTGTTGCTCTCGGGAGAGCTGTACTGTCAGGTGTGCGGGCTCATCCTGCACGCTGAACAGGCCGCCTCGCTCCagagccaccagtctgtcatcCAAGCCCTGTCCAGGAAAGGCATCTACGTCCTTCAGCCCGACAACACGCCCGTCTCCGAGCTGGACCTCCGGTCTACTCCCATCAAGATG AGTGCTCACATTCACCTCATTGATACCCTGATGATGGCCTACATGCTGGAGATGATCAGCGTGGAAAAGGTGGTGTCCTGCGTCAAACGCTTTTCTGACTTGAGCTCCAAGGAGCTGCCTTTTGACCTGGAGGATGCAATGGTCCTTTGGATCAACAAG GTGAACATGAAAATGAGGGGGATAAtggaaaaagagcagaagatgaaaCACCATCTGCTGGAGTCGCCCAGTcaccagaag TCTCCCTCCAAATGGTACTGGAAACTTGTACCT GTGCGCTACCGTAGAGACCACCTATCAGGTCGGACGCTTCAGCACTTCCCTCTGTTAGAAGACCTTTTGAGGGACGTCTGCGATGGCACGGCTTTGCTGGCAGTGATCCACTTTTATTGTCCAGACCTCATTAAAATAGAAG ATATCTGCCTCAAGGAGGTTCCCTCCATATCAGACAGTGTATACAACATCCATCTGCTAAAAGAGTTTTCTAATGAATACCTAAATAAATGCTTCCACCTGAAGCCAGAGGATATGTTGTATTCTCCCCCGGTATTAAAG AATAATGTGATGGTCTTTATCGCTGAGCTCTTCTGGTGGTTTGAAAGTGTGAAACCAGAGTTTGTGCAGCCCAGAGAGCTTCAGGAACCCAGAGATG TGAGATTCCTGTTGCAGCCTAAGGGCTCACGATCTCATGGTCTCAACATCACCAAACGTAATTTCATGACGTCATCAAACTCCGCTGACACGATGACCACATCCTTGAGCCCTGAGCTCAG CTCTAATCCCATATCAAGTAGAGCTCCATCATTATTACCAATTCAACATAGATATCAGAAATTTCCTGAGGAGGGCACATTGG AGCCCAGGAAAAGATCCAGCTCTGTCACTCATACAGATTCCCAGCATCAGGGTTCATTACTGGCCTGGTCCGACAGAAGACCCAG GCCCTTATCCCAGCTGCCGCCCTATGCTCTGCATTATCCCCCAGATGATGACGCAGACAGCATCAGCCTCGCCCGCTCCATCAGCAAAGACAGCTTGGCTTCAAACATAACCAGTATCACCCCCAATCACCTGCGGAGGTCAGGTCCTCAGCGGAGTCAGCACCGACTCAGTGGTCAAAGCCTGCTCAGTCACATGCACAtagaggacgaagaggaggaaataGAAGAGGAGGAACTTGTTGCCGTGATACACCCGTCTTCATTTGCTCGAGTCCGGCTTGGGAGTGACATGGAGCAGGACGAGCTGGATATCAGCTCAAAGCCTTTTAAAACTCATTGCTCTACCTATGATGACATGGATCGTTTCACCTCTGAGCATCCTCCAGACAGGTACTATCTGGAGCCCCTGATGCCAGCCATCCCTAAAGCAGCTAAAGAGAAGAGCATCAGCCTGaacaaggaagaggagagcggTGAGAATCACCACAgagctgccgccgccgctgccgctgttAGGAAAGTAGCCACCAACTTTCCAATCACCCCTCAGAGGAAATCTCCAGTAGCTGCTCAGTCAAACCTCAACACCTTGACTCCCTCACATGTGGTAGAACCCAACTCTGTCCGGCCACCCGTTGAGGGTTCAGTGGATCAGTCTGAGGAAAAGGAGTCTCAAggcttttttcttcatttgtcagGGGAATCGGAGTATCACAGCACCTTTTCCCAGGAGGCAGGTCAAGATTCTGACTCTGACATTGCAGACCtcgatgaagatgaggaggagcaggagcagttgtccaaggaggaggagaagcacgGAAGGAAAAAGTACTTCAAAGATGGAGAGCTGCGTGATTTTGCAGAAGGAGAGTCAGCCAAATTAAGAGAGGACCTGAAGGTGAGTGAGAGGGAGGATAAGGAAGACTGCAGCGGACAGTCAAGCCCCTGTCTGAGCACTGCTTCCTGGGCGAGCAGCTGCAGTGCTTCTGGCAGTTCCAATATCAAGATGACCAGCTTTGCTGAGAGGAAGCTCCTGAAACTTGGCCTACGCGAAGGATTCTCAAGTACCAGCAGCTCCCAGAAGACTACACCTGATGGCTCTGAAGTTGTCGCCTGCCCGCCCTGGCAGCTGAGGAGTGACTCCACTTCTAGTTGGATGGGGAAGGAGCCTGTTTCAATGTTGGGAAAAAATGTGACGCTGAGTCCCTCAGTTGTGCCGACAGAGCTGCTGCAACTTCacatgcagctggaggagcaaagACGAGCGATAGAGTATCAGAAGAAGAAATTGGAGACTTTGTCTGCACGGCAGCGGCTAAAACTTGGGAAGGCTGCATTCTTGAACATAGTTAAAAGTGGAGGGAAAAGCGACACACTTCCACTGCCTCTGAAACATCCAGAATCTGCAGAATTTGCTGACAGGGGTAAAGCAAAGACCCCATTGTGCAAGGATGACTCCTGTCTTGATGCTCTGAAGATCCAAGCAAAGACTGGTCAAACAGAGCGGGGAGAGATCGGAGGGGACAACAAACTGTCCAGCAGTAAAGGAGCTGAACCTGATCGCAACGAGTGTTCCCACTCCATAGATCTGCTCAATGAAGCCATCTCCTCCATTCAGCAGCAGATGATGCAGCTTTCTTTACAGCAAGACATGCTGATGAAGCATGTGGTTTCACCTCCAGAGCAGGTAGAATTGGACCCGAGCACAACCTCCAATGCAACACAACCAGCACCCTCTACCTCAGACCCCAGATGCTTTGCTGTCCACTTTGTCGATCTCGGGGAGAGCTCTACCCCCGTCCGTCGCCCTCCGAAGCTCAGCTCCGGTCAACgcagaaaaacagagcaaaagcagagtaACGACAGCAGCAAGACACTGTCTGTCAAGTCCAACACACCGTCCCCTCCGGATAACTCCGGTAGAGACCAAAAGATAGGGGATGTTCCCGAAAGTTCCAAGATGGAGAAAAGCATTCAGAGAAATGCAACCTTCAAAGTCCACAGTGACGTCAGCACACACCACGGTCTAGAGCCAGACACAGACACTGTCTCCAGTACCCCAGTGCACCAGTCTCCCCCACAGACTGCACAACTAGAGGAAAACCAGCTTTACAACTCAGGGAAAGCGGCTGCTGGTGGAAGCGAGAATACCAGACTCAAGGGTCAACTGATCGAGGTTGACCTGTCAGAACTAAAGGGGAATGCAGACGTTGCCGACCCACCAATGGACAGTGAGCCCAAGAACGTGTTGGGATTCTTCTTCAAG GATGAGGAGAAAGCCGAGGATGAAATGGCAAAACGTCGCGCGGCTTTCCTCCTCAAGCAGCAGCGCAAAGCAGAAGAGACTCGGCTTCGTAAACAACAGCTGGAAGCAGAGAGCGAGCTCAAGCGCGACGAAGCCAG GCGCAAGGCAGAGGAAGACCGCATCCgcaaggaagaggaaaaagcacGGAGGGAACTTATCAAACAGGAATACCTGCGAAGGAAGCAGCAAGCGCTGATAGAGGAGCAGGGACTAGTCAAGCCTCGCCCACGGGTGAAATCTGGCAGGAGCAGGCCCAAATCACTGCACCGAGTAGAGTCCAACAGTCTTACCAAAGGATCCACCACAC CTGATCTGAGCTGCAGTCACAGAGGATCCACACTCTCCTTGGCCACTGAGGCAGACAGTGTCATTTCTGAAGAATCACAGAG GGCCGAGTCAGTCTGCTCCATGGATTCATTCCCTGTGCTAAGCAGGGCATCAAGCAGGAACATGGAGAGAGACTGGGATAATGGTTCTATAGCCTCTTCCATCACTTCAGTGGAGTATAACG GTCCCAAACTCTTCAAGGAGCCGAGTTCTAAGTCGAACAAGCCAATCATCATCAATGCCATCGCTCACTGCTGTCTGGCTGGGAAAGTTAACGAGAGCCAGAAAAATGCTGTTCTGGCG GAGCTGGAAAGGTGCGAGTCCAACCACCTGATCATCCTTTTCCGTGACGGCGGATGCCAGTACCGCGCCATTTACTCCTACTCGCCGGACACGGAGGAGATGGTCAAGTTCACAGGCACAGGACCACGCGCCATCAGCCACAAGATGGTCGACAAGCTGTACAAGTACAGCTCAGACCGCAAGCAGTTCACTGTCATCCCCGCCAAGACTGTGTCGGTCAGCATAGACGCACTGACCATCCACAATCACCTCTGGCAGGTCAAAAGACCAGTAAGCGCACGGAGAAAGTGA